In Penaeus monodon isolate SGIC_2016 chromosome 41, NSTDA_Pmon_1, whole genome shotgun sequence, a single genomic region encodes these proteins:
- the LOC119598198 gene encoding V-type proton ATPase 16 kDa proteolipid subunit: MSEEVPMYSPFFGVMGAAAAMVFSALGAAYGTAKSGVGIAAMSVMRPELIMKCIIPVVMAGIIAIYGLVVAVLIAGKLDSADKGYTLYQGFVHLGAGLSVGLSGLAAGFAIGIVGDAGVRGTAQQPRLFVGMILILIFAEVLGLYGLIVAIYLYTKTSSS, from the exons ATGTCAGAGGAAGTTCCGATGTACTCTCCCTTCTTCGGCGTGATGGGAGCCGCCGCAGCTATGGTGTTCAGCG CCTTGGGAGCAGCATACGGTACAGCCAAGTCCGGCGTGGGCATTGCAGCCATGTCTGTGATGAGACCAGAGCTCATCATGAAGTGTATCATTCCCGTCGTCATGGCGGGTATCATTGCCATCTACGGTCTTGTGGTGGCTGTGCTCATTGCTGGAAAGCTCGATTCTGCCGATAAGGGCTACACTCTTTATCA GGGCTTTGTACACTTGGGAGCTGGTCTGTCTGTCGGCCTCTCTGGATTGGCTGCTGGTTTTGCAATTGGTATCGTTGGTGATGCAGGTGTGCGAGGAACAGCACAGCAGCCACGTCTTTTCGTCGGCAtgattcttatccttattttcgCTGAG GTATTGGGTCTGTATGGTTTGATTGTTGCCATCTACCTGTACACCAAGACATCAAGCAGCTAA
- the LOC119598333 gene encoding uncharacterized protein LOC119598333, whose protein sequence is MALQELFQHVKDLAVLGTPGHTSLETVTFEVEKIKKSLWQDEQSGIVQDGEDKSGFGLQIHTTFRRLLSAVNTATLDVRLECGFLVVAILQEIQSVLGKEVQNPCQPPGTDQSKVGRRSVAQIPPAPPDLISVQQAKDVEAVCRVLFYTAVLGCLDNEASLYVKLMLAKNKFILGSDLPSVPQECRHAVLSEIFKSLLPVMKHETLGTCMRGPQGVWFKKVCGLLLVRRFMFQPGGVAAVIGAGLSICNGRDWQQCEAVLLIPQAKSLKDIYILLRPTDSRVVVARATSARNLGVGFAKFCSMGPKLSLLSTQTPFLLKNPWLTQPQQRQEGNMFLSEILSDFLFESSSTFLDVKSTSANPNSQVFGRGATPTFSPPPASPSCAPRELGPM, encoded by the exons ATGGCATTGCAAGAGCTATTTCAACACGTCAAAGACTTAGCAGTATTAG GTACACCTGGCCACACATCTCTTGAAACAGTTACATTTGAAGTAGAAAAGATCAAGAAGAGCTTATGGCAAGATGAGCAGAGTGGAATAGTACAAGATGGTGAAGACAAATCAGGCTTTGGCCTGCAAATCCACACAACTTTTAGAAGACTCCTATCAGCTGTCAATACAGCAACTTTGGATGTCAG ATTGGAATGTGGCTTTTTGGTTGTTGCCATATTACAAGAAATACAAAGTGTCCTAGGAAAGGAAGTCCAGAATCCATGTCAGCCACCTGGTACCGACCAGAGTAAAGTGGGTCGCAGAAGTGTAGCTCAGATCCCTCCTGCACCACCAGATCTGATTAGTGTACAACAGGCTAag GATGTAGAGGCAGTGTGTCGGGTCCTTTTTTATACTGCAGTGTTGGGGTGCCTAGACAATGAGGCATCACTCTATGTGAAGTTGATGCTTGCAAAGAACAAGTTCATTTTGGGGAGTGACCTGCCTTCGGTACCACAGGAATGCAGACATGCTGTCCTTAGTGAGATCTTCAAAAGTCTTCTACCTGTGATGAAG CATGAAACACTAGGAACTTGCATGCGAGGGCCA CAAGGGGTGTGGTTCAAGAAGGTGTGTGGATTGCTCCTCGTTCgaaggttcatgtttcagccagGTGGAGTTGCTGCAGTTATTGGAGCCGGGCTTTCCATCTGTAACGGCAGGGACTGGCAGCAGTGTGAGGCAGTGCTGTTAATTCCCCAAGCCAAATCATTAAAGGACATTTATATTCTGTTGCGGCCCACGG ATAGCAGAGTTGTTGTTGCAAGAGCAACTTCAGCCAGAAATCTTGGAGTGGGTTTTGCTAAATTTTGCTCAATGGGCCCAAAGCTCAGCCTCCTCAGCACTCAAACCCCCTTTCTTCTAAAAAACCCTTGGCTGACACAACCACAGCAGAGGCAGGAAGGTAATATGTTTCTCAGTGAAATATTAAGTGATTTTTTATTTGAGAGTTCAAGTACCTTT CTTGATGTGAAATCAACCTCTGCAAACCCGAATTCACAAGTGTTCGGGAGAGGGGCCACTCCGACGTTTTCACCACCCCCCGCTTCGCCGTCTTGTGCCCCGAGGGAGTTGGGGCCGATGTGA